A genomic region of Dickeya solani IPO 2222 contains the following coding sequences:
- a CDS encoding aspartate aminotransferase family protein has product MADAKKVVPGFYTIDDAIALDGKTTRELQLTHLNRMRSLDGHAKYFVRAEGSTFIDDNGDKHLDMIGAVGVVTVGNNNEFVWSCLQKCFDNRLFMMGAISYHNVTAALAHNMALLSPQGKLTKMGTATGGAEAIEGMIKLVKLGTRHKPEKTHLLATLGAFHGKTSGAVSLGGKDKWRFGQQPTLGNIDHVTYGSVDELAAALATGKYKAFVVEPIQGEGGILVPPAGYLKAVRELCDRYDTLLVLDEIQCGAARTGKFWCCEHDDVVPDCIVFAKGLSGGLVPFGGYLCTEALYEAAYGTIETCYHHTATYQENTLSAAAALGALQFIVEHDLCGMAERKGARMMQRLREVQARYPGVIREVRGKGLMIGMEFCPMPEALRATFGDYYSAPIAGLMVEKWRIQVNFTINNLAVFRFLPPLTITDEELDYALDAFDASVAQVVEQVKAAVLSATPA; this is encoded by the coding sequence ATGGCGGATGCAAAAAAGGTAGTACCGGGGTTCTATACCATTGACGATGCTATCGCGCTGGATGGCAAAACAACGCGGGAACTGCAACTGACCCACCTGAACCGCATGCGGTCGCTGGACGGGCATGCCAAGTATTTCGTACGGGCGGAAGGCAGCACCTTTATCGACGACAACGGCGACAAACATCTGGATATGATCGGCGCGGTCGGCGTGGTGACGGTCGGCAACAACAACGAGTTTGTCTGGTCCTGCCTGCAGAAGTGTTTCGACAACCGCCTGTTCATGATGGGCGCCATCTCTTACCACAACGTCACGGCGGCGCTGGCGCACAACATGGCGCTGCTGTCGCCGCAGGGCAAACTCACCAAGATGGGCACCGCCACCGGCGGCGCGGAAGCCATCGAAGGCATGATCAAACTGGTGAAACTCGGCACCCGCCACAAACCGGAGAAAACCCACCTGCTGGCGACGCTCGGCGCGTTTCACGGCAAGACCTCCGGCGCGGTGTCGCTGGGCGGCAAGGACAAATGGCGCTTCGGTCAGCAGCCGACGCTCGGCAACATCGACCACGTGACCTACGGTTCGGTCGACGAACTGGCGGCGGCGCTGGCTACCGGCAAGTACAAGGCGTTTGTGGTAGAGCCGATTCAGGGCGAAGGCGGCATTTTGGTGCCGCCGGCCGGTTACCTGAAAGCCGTGCGTGAACTGTGTGACCGTTACGACACGCTGTTGGTACTGGATGAAATCCAGTGCGGCGCGGCGCGTACCGGTAAATTCTGGTGCTGCGAGCACGATGACGTGGTGCCTGATTGCATCGTGTTCGCCAAGGGGTTGTCCGGCGGGCTGGTGCCGTTCGGCGGTTATCTCTGTACCGAAGCATTGTACGAAGCGGCTTACGGCACGATCGAAACCTGCTATCACCACACCGCCACCTATCAGGAAAACACCCTCAGCGCAGCGGCGGCGCTGGGCGCGTTGCAGTTCATCGTGGAGCACGACCTGTGCGGCATGGCGGAACGCAAGGGCGCGCGCATGATGCAGCGGCTGCGCGAGGTACAGGCGCGCTACCCCGGTGTGATCCGCGAGGTGCGCGGCAAAGGGCTGATGATCGGCATGGAATTTTGCCCGATGCCGGAAGCGCTGCGCGCGACGTTCGGCGACTACTACTCCGCGCCCATCGCCGGCCTGATGGTGGAGAAATGGCGTATTCAGGTGAATTTCACCATTAATAATCTGGCGGTGTTCCGTTTCCTGCCGCCGCTGACCATCACCGACGAGGAACTGGATTACGCGCTGGATGCCTTCGACGCCTCGGTGGCGCAGGTGGTCGAGCAGGTGAAAGCCGCTGTTCTGTCGGCGACGCCAGCGTGA
- a CDS encoding iron-containing alcohol dehydrogenase, translated as MNFSYLQPVKLCFGRGESKRVGQEVAQLGRKVLLVTGTTSCRKTGLLDRVTDALAASGVTCFLFERIESNPLSTTVDDGARLARMHQCDVVLGVGGGSVMDAAKAIAFMAKHTGSVVDYLSASVPAGEALPLVLMTTTAGTGSEGNCVAVVTNPATHDKLVFVSPALFARTAIIDPTLMVTQTPAMVASTGFDAMSHNIEALVGRYVQPMSAIMSREAIGLLARYLPRVWRDAGDLDAWDQVCWANTLGGMAIGLSACGLPHAMEHPLSGLYNITHGQGLAALYPALMEFSWRDNVAGFAAVARAMSDDVAALSEEAQARHSVVLIRQLLGMLALNFTLRDLGVDEKDIPWMADNCVQTMGFSLQQNPRIATRDEVEALYRASL; from the coding sequence ATGAACTTCTCTTATCTACAACCGGTCAAGCTGTGCTTTGGCCGCGGCGAGTCGAAACGGGTGGGGCAGGAGGTCGCACAACTGGGGCGCAAGGTGCTGCTGGTGACCGGCACCACCAGCTGTCGCAAAACCGGCCTGCTGGATCGGGTGACCGATGCGCTGGCCGCCAGCGGCGTGACCTGCTTTCTGTTTGAGCGCATTGAGTCCAACCCGCTCAGCACCACGGTGGACGACGGCGCGCGGCTGGCGCGCATGCACCAGTGCGACGTGGTACTGGGGGTCGGCGGCGGCAGCGTGATGGACGCCGCCAAAGCCATCGCGTTCATGGCGAAACATACCGGGTCGGTGGTCGATTATCTGTCTGCCTCCGTCCCCGCGGGCGAGGCGCTGCCGCTGGTGCTGATGACCACCACGGCGGGCACCGGCAGTGAAGGCAACTGTGTGGCGGTGGTCACCAACCCGGCGACCCACGACAAACTGGTGTTTGTCAGCCCGGCGCTGTTCGCCCGCACCGCCATCATCGACCCGACGCTGATGGTGACCCAAACCCCGGCGATGGTGGCCTCTACCGGTTTTGACGCCATGAGCCACAACATCGAAGCGCTGGTCGGGCGCTATGTCCAGCCGATGAGCGCGATCATGAGCCGGGAAGCCATCGGCCTGCTGGCGCGCTATCTGCCGCGCGTCTGGCGCGACGCCGGCGATCTGGACGCCTGGGATCAGGTGTGCTGGGCCAACACCCTCGGCGGTATGGCGATCGGGTTGTCGGCCTGCGGGTTGCCGCATGCGATGGAGCACCCGCTGAGCGGGCTGTACAACATCACCCACGGTCAGGGGCTGGCGGCGCTCTACCCAGCACTGATGGAGTTCTCCTGGCGCGACAACGTAGCCGGGTTTGCCGCGGTGGCGCGGGCGATGAGCGACGACGTCGCGGCCTTGAGCGAAGAGGCGCAGGCCCGGCACAGCGTGGTGCTGATCCGGCAATTACTGGGGATGCTGGCGCTGAACTTCACGCTGCGCGATCTGGGCGTTGATGAGAAAGACATCCCGTGGATGGCGGACAACTGCGTGCAGACGATGGGATTCAGCCTGCAGCAAAACCCGCGCATCGCCACGCGGGATGAGGTGGAAGCCCTGTATCGGGCGAGTCTGTAA
- a CDS encoding APC family permease, giving the protein MKENQLKKNSLGLWSLVFFVVAAASPLTGVIGGLPVAMSAGNGAGIPAMYVLAGAILLVFSFGYIAMSRYVTNAGAFYSYIALGLGQRTGVSALTVALLAYFAIQIAVVALFGFFSQMYVQDHLGVNLPWWIYSGAMLLVICYLGIESVEIGGKVLGILMLLEVGIVLLTDIAILWSHGPQPLTFASFTPSVVQQGNLGIALVFTIAAFIGFESTAIYGEECREPAKTIPRATLMAVVLITLFFALTSWAMVQAYGLEQVREQALNNPGRFVFDVASRLLGPWSEQVMSLLLITSLFAAAQAFHNNISRYLFSISRDGVLWSKMAQVRSGKGTPYIASLVQTLMMLALLLVLTAGGADPMMHIFAWGSAVATMAILLLQGGVSLAVVMFFRRASHYPASAWSRLWAPLCSAVLMGVALLMVSDNMDVLSGSSSQLVFFIPWAVVGIALAGYLFACWTQQSGRAFTLENMDSRG; this is encoded by the coding sequence ATGAAAGAGAATCAACTGAAAAAGAACAGTCTGGGGCTGTGGTCGTTAGTGTTTTTCGTGGTCGCGGCCGCGTCGCCGTTGACCGGGGTGATCGGCGGGCTGCCGGTGGCGATGTCGGCGGGCAACGGCGCAGGGATTCCCGCCATGTATGTGCTGGCCGGGGCGATTCTGCTGGTGTTCTCGTTTGGTTATATCGCCATGAGCCGTTACGTGACCAACGCCGGCGCGTTTTACAGCTATATTGCGCTGGGGCTGGGGCAACGCACCGGCGTGAGCGCGCTGACGGTGGCGCTGCTGGCCTATTTCGCCATTCAGATCGCGGTGGTGGCGCTGTTCGGTTTTTTCAGCCAGATGTACGTGCAGGATCATCTCGGCGTTAATTTGCCCTGGTGGATTTACAGCGGCGCGATGTTGCTGGTGATCTGCTATCTGGGGATCGAAAGCGTGGAGATCGGCGGCAAGGTGTTGGGCATTCTGATGCTGCTGGAGGTGGGCATCGTGCTGTTGACCGATATCGCGATCCTGTGGTCGCACGGACCGCAGCCGCTGACCTTCGCCTCTTTTACGCCGTCGGTGGTCCAGCAGGGCAACCTCGGCATCGCGCTGGTGTTTACCATTGCCGCCTTCATCGGTTTCGAATCCACCGCCATCTACGGTGAAGAGTGCCGGGAACCGGCTAAAACCATCCCCCGCGCCACCCTGATGGCGGTGGTGCTGATCACGCTGTTCTTTGCGCTGACCAGCTGGGCGATGGTGCAGGCGTACGGGCTGGAACAGGTGCGGGAGCAGGCGCTCAACAATCCGGGCCGGTTCGTGTTTGACGTCGCCAGCCGCCTGCTGGGGCCGTGGTCGGAACAGGTAATGTCGCTGCTGCTGATCACCAGCCTGTTCGCCGCCGCGCAGGCGTTCCACAACAACATTTCCCGCTACCTGTTCAGCATCAGCCGCGACGGGGTCCTGTGGTCGAAAATGGCGCAGGTGCGGAGCGGCAAGGGGACGCCTTACATCGCCAGTCTGGTGCAGACGCTGATGATGCTGGCGTTATTACTGGTGCTGACGGCCGGCGGCGCGGACCCGATGATGCATATTTTCGCCTGGGGTTCCGCGGTGGCGACGATGGCGATCCTGCTGTTGCAGGGCGGGGTATCGCTGGCGGTGGTGATGTTCTTCCGTCGCGCCTCCCATTATCCGGCGTCGGCCTGGAGCCGCCTGTGGGCGCCGTTGTGCTCGGCGGTATTGATGGGCGTGGCGTTGCTGATGGTGAGCGACAACATGGATGTGCTGAGCGGTTCTTCGTCACAGCTGGTGTTCTTTATTCCGTGGGCGGTGGTAGGGATCGCGCTGGCGGGTTACCTGTTCGCCTGCTGGACCCAACAGTCGGGGCGCGCTTTCACGCTGGAGAACATGGACTCGCGGGGATAA
- a CDS encoding MFS transporter, producing MPLALLALTISAFAIGTTEFVIVGLVPTIADQLAISLPSAGLLVSIYALGVAVGAPVLTALTGTLPRKPLLVGLMALFTAGNLLAWLAPNYATLVAARLLTGLAHGVFFSIGSTIATSLVPKEKAASAIAIMFGGLTVALVTGVPLGTFIGQHAGWRETFLAVSALGVISLLSSLLLVPNTIPGRAIASLKAQLQVLTHPRLLMIYAITALGYGGVFTAFTFLASMMQDLAGFSPSAVSWILLGYGVSVAIGNLWGGKLADRHGAVPALTFIFAALALLLLVFQFTASIQYAALATVLAMGVFAFGNVPGLQVYVVQKAEQYAPHAVDVASGLNIAAFNVGIALGSVIGGQTVARGGLAQTPWIGAVIVAVALLLITLSGRLDRQPRPLLD from the coding sequence ATGCCGCTGGCGTTACTGGCTCTCACCATCAGTGCCTTTGCAATTGGCACCACCGAATTCGTGATTGTCGGCCTGGTGCCGACCATCGCCGACCAACTGGCGATTTCGCTGCCCTCGGCAGGACTGCTGGTTTCCATTTACGCGCTGGGCGTCGCCGTGGGCGCGCCGGTGCTGACCGCGCTCACCGGAACGCTACCGCGCAAACCGCTGTTGGTCGGGCTGATGGCGCTGTTCACCGCCGGCAACCTGCTGGCCTGGCTGGCCCCCAACTACGCCACGCTGGTGGCGGCGCGGCTGCTGACCGGGCTGGCGCATGGCGTGTTCTTCTCGATTGGATCCACCATCGCCACCAGTCTGGTGCCGAAAGAGAAAGCCGCTTCGGCGATCGCCATCATGTTTGGCGGGCTGACCGTGGCGCTGGTGACCGGCGTACCGCTGGGCACCTTCATCGGCCAGCACGCCGGCTGGCGCGAAACCTTTCTGGCCGTGTCGGCGCTGGGCGTGATTTCACTGTTAAGCAGCCTGCTGCTGGTGCCGAACACCATCCCCGGTCGGGCCATCGCCAGCCTGAAAGCACAGTTGCAGGTGCTGACCCACCCCAGACTGCTGATGATTTACGCGATTACCGCACTGGGTTACGGCGGCGTGTTCACCGCCTTCACCTTTCTGGCGTCGATGATGCAGGATCTGGCAGGGTTTAGCCCCTCCGCCGTCAGCTGGATTCTGCTGGGTTATGGCGTGTCGGTGGCGATTGGCAATCTCTGGGGCGGGAAACTGGCGGATCGCCACGGCGCGGTGCCGGCGCTGACATTTATCTTCGCGGCGCTGGCGCTGTTGCTGCTGGTGTTCCAGTTCACGGCGTCCATCCAGTACGCCGCGCTGGCGACGGTGCTGGCGATGGGGGTGTTCGCGTTCGGCAATGTGCCGGGCCTGCAGGTCTATGTAGTGCAGAAAGCCGAACAGTATGCGCCCCATGCGGTGGACGTCGCGTCCGGTTTAAACATTGCGGCGTTTAACGTCGGCATTGCGCTGGGGTCGGTGATCGGCGGGCAGACGGTCGCCCGCGGCGGACTGGCGCAAACGCCGTGGATCGGCGCGGTGATTGTAGCCGTCGCGCTACTGTTGATCACCCTGAGCGGCCGGCTGGACAGGCAGCCCCGTCCGCTGCTGGACTGA
- the yafC gene encoding DNA-binding transcriptional regulator YafC, which translates to MKATSEELAIFVSVVENGSFSRAAEQLGLANSAVSRAVKKLEMKLGVSLLNRTTRQLSLTEEGERYFRRVQQILQEMAAAETELMETRRTPRGLLRIDAATPVVLHLLMPLVKPFRERYPEVTLSLVSSETFINLIERKVDVAIRAGTLTDSSLRARPLFTSYRKIVASPDYVAKHGAPQHVDELARHLCLGFTEPVSLNTWPVARADGQLYEIEVGLSSNSGETLKQLSLTGNGIVCLSDYMIDGEIARGELVELLADQRLPVAMPFSAVYYSDRAVSTRIRAFIDFLSEQVQR; encoded by the coding sequence ATGAAGGCGACCTCGGAAGAGCTGGCGATTTTTGTCTCGGTGGTGGAAAACGGCAGCTTCAGCCGGGCGGCGGAACAGTTGGGGCTGGCGAACTCGGCGGTGAGCCGGGCGGTGAAGAAACTCGAAATGAAGCTGGGCGTCAGCCTGCTGAACCGCACCACGCGGCAACTGAGCCTGACGGAAGAGGGCGAACGCTATTTTCGCCGGGTGCAGCAGATACTACAGGAGATGGCGGCGGCGGAAACCGAACTGATGGAAACCCGCCGCACGCCGCGCGGCCTGTTGCGCATTGACGCTGCCACGCCGGTGGTGCTGCATCTGCTGATGCCGCTGGTTAAACCGTTTCGTGAGCGTTACCCCGAGGTGACGCTGTCGTTGGTGTCGTCGGAGACGTTTATTAACCTGATTGAGCGCAAGGTCGATGTGGCGATCCGCGCCGGGACGCTCACCGACTCCAGCCTGCGCGCCCGCCCGTTGTTTACCAGCTATCGCAAGATCGTCGCCTCGCCGGACTATGTGGCGAAACACGGCGCGCCGCAGCATGTGGATGAACTGGCGCGGCATCTTTGCCTGGGGTTTACCGAGCCGGTGTCGCTCAATACCTGGCCGGTGGCGCGCGCAGACGGCCAACTTTATGAGATTGAGGTGGGGTTGTCGTCCAACAGCGGCGAAACCCTCAAGCAACTGAGCCTGACGGGCAACGGCATCGTCTGTCTGTCGGATTACATGATTGACGGGGAGATCGCCCGCGGCGAACTGGTGGAACTGCTCGCCGACCAGCGCCTGCCGGTCGCCATGCCGTTCAGCGCGGTCTATTATAGCGATCGCGCCGTCAGCACCCGCATCCGGGCGTTTATCGATTTTCTGAGCGAGCAGGTGCAGCGGTAA
- the dkgB gene encoding 2,5-didehydrogluconate reductase DkgB: MAVPAFGLGTFRLKDEVVIASVNNALALGYRAIDTAQIYDNEAAVGQAVAASGVPRGELYLTTKIWTENLSREKLIPSLKQSLSKLHTDYVDLTLIHWPSPGHAVSVAESMQALVEAKQQGLTREIGVSNFTIALMQQAIDAVGAGQIATNQIELSPYLQNRRVADWARARGIHITSYMTLAYGNALKDKVIGAIAAKHQATPAQVILAWALALGYAVIPSSTKRENLQSNLLAPTLTLDADDMTAIAALDRNDRLVSPDGLAPEWDR, translated from the coding sequence ATGGCAGTTCCTGCATTCGGGTTAGGTACGTTCCGCCTTAAAGACGAGGTAGTCATCGCTTCGGTCAACAACGCGCTGGCACTGGGCTACCGCGCCATCGATACTGCGCAGATTTACGACAACGAAGCGGCGGTGGGTCAGGCGGTGGCGGCAAGCGGCGTGCCGCGCGGCGAGCTGTATCTCACCACCAAGATTTGGACCGAAAACCTGAGCCGGGAAAAACTGATCCCCAGCCTGAAACAGAGCCTGAGCAAGCTGCACACCGACTACGTGGATCTGACGCTGATCCACTGGCCGTCGCCCGGCCATGCAGTCAGCGTGGCGGAGTCCATGCAGGCGCTGGTGGAAGCGAAACAGCAGGGGTTGACGCGCGAAATCGGCGTGTCCAACTTCACCATCGCGCTGATGCAGCAGGCCATTGACGCCGTCGGCGCCGGGCAGATCGCCACCAACCAGATCGAGCTGTCGCCGTACCTGCAAAACCGCCGCGTGGCGGACTGGGCGCGCGCGCGCGGCATCCACATCACCTCTTACATGACGCTGGCCTACGGCAACGCGCTGAAAGATAAGGTGATTGGCGCGATCGCCGCGAAGCATCAGGCCACGCCCGCTCAGGTAATTCTGGCCTGGGCGCTGGCGCTGGGTTACGCCGTGATCCCCTCGTCGACAAAACGCGAGAACTTGCAGAGCAACCTGCTGGCGCCAACGCTGACGCTGGATGCCGACGACATGACGGCCATCGCCGCGCTGGATCGCAACGACCGCCTGGTCAGCCCGGACGGTCTGGCGCCGGAGTGGGATCGGTAA
- a CDS encoding MurR/RpiR family transcriptional regulator, whose protein sequence is MAMATSLRELQEQIRARYDSLSKRLQQVARYVLDNTNSVAFDTVAVIAEQADVPPSTLIRFANAFDFSGFNEMKQLFRMNLVEETASYTDRARLFREMEDIVPERPQDILHEFARSNAQAMQQLAARTQPEDLEKAVDLLAQADTIYIVGLRRSFSVATYLSYALSHLESRPVLVNGLGGMFREQLCRLNDKDIVVSISFSPYAQETVMVSEMAASAGAHQIVITDSQLSPLATLSDVCFVVKEAQVDAFRSQSATLCLVQSLMVSLAYRQGNSLRQREEGQKSA, encoded by the coding sequence ATGGCTATGGCGACCAGCCTGAGAGAATTACAGGAGCAGATCCGCGCACGGTACGACTCCCTGAGCAAGCGTTTGCAGCAGGTGGCGCGTTACGTGCTGGACAACACCAACAGCGTGGCGTTCGACACCGTGGCGGTGATCGCCGAGCAGGCGGACGTACCGCCCTCCACGCTTATCCGCTTCGCCAACGCCTTCGATTTCAGCGGTTTCAATGAAATGAAACAGCTGTTCCGCATGAATCTGGTGGAGGAAACCGCCAGCTACACCGATCGGGCGCGTCTGTTTCGGGAGATGGAAGACATCGTGCCGGAACGTCCGCAGGACATCCTGCACGAGTTCGCCCGCTCCAACGCGCAGGCGATGCAGCAACTGGCCGCGCGCACCCAGCCGGAAGACCTGGAGAAAGCGGTCGATTTGCTGGCGCAGGCCGACACTATCTACATCGTCGGGCTGCGGCGCTCGTTCAGCGTCGCCACTTACCTGTCCTACGCGCTGAGCCATCTGGAAAGCCGCCCGGTGTTGGTCAACGGGCTGGGGGGGATGTTCCGCGAGCAGCTGTGCCGCCTGAACGACAAGGATATCGTGGTGTCGATCAGCTTCTCGCCATACGCGCAGGAAACGGTGATGGTGAGCGAAATGGCCGCCAGCGCGGGCGCACACCAGATCGTGATCACCGACAGTCAGTTAAGCCCGCTAGCGACGCTCAGCGATGTGTGCTTTGTGGTGAAAGAAGCGCAGGTAGACGCCTTCCGCTCCCAGTCGGCCACGCTGTGTCTGGTGCAGTCGCTCATGGTTTCGCTGGCCTATCGTCAGGGCAACAGCCTGCGCCAGCGTGAGGAAGGTCAGAAAAGCGCCTGA
- a CDS encoding CoA-acylating methylmalonate-semialdehyde dehydrogenase produces METVSNFIHGEAAPSHSARVAPVFNPATGEPIRQVALSSADEVKQAISAAAAAFPDWAKHSPLRRARILFRFKALLEANLSTLARLISEEHGKVYSDAVGELTRGLEVVEFACGIPHLQKGEHSANVGTGVDSHSLMQPLGVCVGITPFNFPAMVPMWMFPIALATGNTFVLKPSEKDPSLSLLLATLLKEAGLPDGVFNVVQGDKEAVDVLLTDPRVQAVSFVGSTPVAEYIYHTASAHGKRCQALGGAKNHCILMPDADMDMAAGAILGAAFGAAGERCMALSVVVAVGDDTAEALCRTLEQQVAAMRVGPGLTDGKENDMGPVISAAHRDKITGYIQSGIDQGATLRVDGRGLRVPGYEQGYFVGPTLFDHVTPQMQIYREEIFGPVLSVVRVPDYQTALTLINQHEYGNGTAIFTRDGETARQFSEEVQAGMVGINVPIPVPMAFHSFGGWKRSIFGPLNVHGNDGVRFYTRMKTVTSRWPASVRLEQHASSFVMPTLE; encoded by the coding sequence ATGGAAACCGTATCCAATTTCATTCACGGCGAGGCGGCGCCCAGCCACAGCGCGCGCGTCGCGCCGGTGTTCAACCCGGCTACCGGCGAACCGATTCGTCAGGTGGCGCTGAGCAGCGCCGACGAGGTGAAACAGGCCATCAGCGCGGCGGCGGCGGCGTTTCCCGATTGGGCGAAGCATTCGCCGCTGCGGCGCGCCCGCATCCTGTTCCGTTTCAAGGCCCTGCTGGAAGCGAACCTGAGCACGCTGGCGCGGCTGATTTCCGAAGAGCACGGCAAAGTCTACTCCGATGCGGTGGGTGAATTGACCCGCGGGCTGGAAGTGGTGGAGTTCGCCTGCGGCATCCCGCATTTGCAGAAAGGCGAGCACTCCGCCAACGTCGGCACCGGCGTGGACAGCCATTCGCTGATGCAGCCGCTGGGGGTGTGCGTGGGGATCACGCCGTTTAATTTCCCGGCGATGGTGCCGATGTGGATGTTCCCGATCGCGCTGGCGACCGGTAACACCTTTGTGCTCAAGCCGTCGGAAAAGGATCCATCGCTGTCGCTGCTGCTGGCGACGCTGCTGAAAGAGGCCGGTCTGCCGGACGGCGTATTTAACGTGGTGCAGGGCGACAAGGAAGCGGTGGACGTGCTGCTGACCGACCCGCGCGTGCAGGCGGTGAGTTTTGTCGGCTCCACGCCGGTGGCGGAGTACATCTACCACACTGCATCGGCCCACGGTAAACGCTGTCAGGCGCTGGGCGGCGCCAAAAACCATTGCATTCTGATGCCGGACGCCGACATGGACATGGCCGCCGGCGCCATCCTCGGTGCGGCGTTTGGCGCGGCGGGCGAGCGCTGCATGGCGTTGTCGGTGGTGGTGGCGGTGGGCGATGACACCGCCGAGGCGCTGTGCCGCACGCTGGAACAGCAGGTTGCCGCCATGCGCGTCGGTCCCGGCCTGACGGATGGCAAAGAAAACGACATGGGGCCGGTGATTTCGGCCGCGCACCGCGACAAGATTACCGGCTATATTCAAAGCGGTATCGATCAGGGCGCCACGCTGCGGGTCGATGGTCGCGGACTTCGCGTGCCGGGGTATGAGCAGGGCTATTTTGTCGGCCCGACGCTGTTCGATCATGTGACGCCGCAGATGCAGATCTACCGGGAGGAAATTTTCGGCCCGGTGCTGTCGGTGGTGCGCGTGCCGGATTACCAGACCGCGCTGACCCTGATCAACCAGCACGAATACGGCAACGGCACGGCGATCTTCACTCGCGACGGCGAAACCGCTCGCCAGTTCAGCGAAGAGGTGCAGGCGGGCATGGTGGGGATTAACGTGCCGATCCCGGTGCCGATGGCGTTCCACAGCTTCGGCGGCTGGAAGCGTTCCATTTTTGGTCCGCTCAACGTACACGGCAACGACGGCGTGCGTTTCTACACCCGGATGAAAACCGTTACCAGCCGTTGGCCGGCCAGCGTGCGGCTGGAACAGCACGCCAGTAGCTTTGTGATGCCAACGCTGGAGTAA